From Lewinellaceae bacterium:
CGGTTAAGGTTCTTTCAGGCGCGGTTTGAGCCGATAGAATGAGACAAGATTAAGAGCTATAGGCGAAACCTTTTATCTGGAATCGTTGAAGTAAGGCGCTAGGAAAGAGTAAAGTGTTCAATTATGGGGCAGTGATTTTTGTGCCAGGCAAGGCGCGAAGATCGAGGATAGCCTAAGCTACCTGAGTGATGAGCAACGCAGCATGGCGCAAAAAGGACAAGCCAGAATGGACAGTTTATTCTTTCCTAGTGCCTAAGCATAAAAACTCAAGATGATGGCGGTGGCAGAAATCAGCGTCATAACTGTGCCAGGAACGAAATTGACGTATTATACATTAATTCAGTGCCAAGATAATGGTTAGCTTTCAGCAATTCCTGCTTTAAATTGCCACGAAAACACCAAGCCACGAAATTCCACGAAAGTTTAGTGCGGATTTAGTGTTTTTGTGCTTTACAATATCATCGCCAAAAGCGATGGTTTATGAAATAAATAATATTTGAATCAGGCCTCCTTAGCCGGCCATTTTTGTTGCCCCCGTCCGGTTTATAGCTCCGATTTTCAAAATATCCTCAAATTCTTGCTGAATTATAATTGAGTTGGGACCGATTTCGAGGGTATTTAAAATGTCATGGAGGTATTTTTCCGCCCTAAAATAAGCTTTGATGTCCTGAATACTCACCGTTTCTTCATTCCACTGCGTTTTGGCTTGTTCCATTAATACTAGGGACACGTTGTCCATAAACAGGGATAACCCAACTGCATTGTCGACTTGCTGTTCCTTGACATTCTTAAAATCAGCCAAGCCAAAATATTGCTTGGCGTCCCTAAAGTTGAATTCTATCTGGAACCTCAAAGAATAAAACCGGATAATGGTTGAAGCCTCCAAGGTTAAATCAGTAGAAAACAGCACAACCCTTCCTGCCTTTTGCGTTACGAGGTTTATTTTAACAATGACAACTACATTGATCAAGCAAGGCATCTGTTTAGTCCATACGCCCTTTATCTGATAAACCATGGTCCTGATGCCGCCTTCTGTAATGCTCTGGGTTAAATATTGCTCCGGGATATCCTGATAATCTATTTTGTCGCCGTACTTCTTGCGTCGGCCTTTGCCCGAATACGGCCCCTGATAAGGAAGGTATAAAGCCGTATTGCGGTTTAGTTTTGAAATCAGGCATAACCCAAACTGCTGGGCAACCAGGCAGCAAGTTTTATTGCCATAAGCCCCGTCGCCCACTACATACCGGATGCCTAAGCCAATGCCTTCTAAGAGGGGCAGGGCCAGGCCTAAGAGCAACTCAAAACTCTCATACAGCAAGCCTTGTTTCTTTACATTTTGCTTATTCTTGCTCCCTTTGGGCCGGCCGGCCTTGCGTTTTGCGCCTGAGCTTTGGCCGGCCTTGGCTTTGCTTTTCGAGCCTGCTTTGGCTTTCCCCTTTCTTTTCTTTTCCGGCTTGTTCGCCGGCTTGACGTTCTGCTTATGGCCTAACACAAAGGACTTTTCCTTTTTAGTGTCTACTATCGAAATGACATGGTTGCTAACTGAACGGATAACCCTTCCGGCTATGGAACTATAAAACCAATTGACGCCAAAGGTATGTTTGCCGGCCTTGCCTTTTACCGTCTCGTCCAAGGCTAAAATGTAGCGCATAGGGCAGGGGCTTTCCATATAGGCCGTGCGAAATAACAACACGTTGAGGGATAACCAATCCATGGAACAGGAAAAAAAACGCTGAATGCTTCGATAGCTGGCGCCTTTGTCCGTCCACCGAGATATGTTTTTCATCGTAACCCCTCCGGAGCTAATGCAATAAATGCCTTTGATTATTTCAACCAATATGCCTACATTCGTTTCTAAAGCTGGGGCAAGCCCTTGTATCAATTGGGTTAGTTCTAGCATGGCGGAAATGGGTTGTTTTTTGTTTTTTTGGTCGAAAACTAAAGTAACAACCTTTTCCGCTTTTTTTATATGTCAACTTTTATCATCTACCGCTTTTGGCGATGATATTGGCTTTAGTGGCAGGTTTTAAGGCATCATTTTTCCAAACCGGGAATTGCTGGCCAGCTTTTTTATAATTGAGGGTTTTATCTGCTTCGAAACCACAATAGAAAAGCAGCTTGCAAATTCCCCGCTCCCAATTCTTGCCCATCCCCCAAACTTTCCGGATTTTCGCCAGGCCGTTTGGCTTAATTGCGTTGTTCGTTGCTTGTTGGTGGTTTTTCGTTAGCCACAACAAACAACCAACAACCGACAACCAACAACGAGAACATGTCCAGGCAACTCCTCTTCGGCGCCCTCATCGGGCTCCTCATCCTCTCCGCCACCCTCTTCCCCATCGACAACGGGGTGAAGGCCTTCCATACCAAAGCCGAGCGGGCCCTGCTCCGGCAGATCCTGGAAGGGCCCATCGATTCCACCATCATCTTCCCAACGGCGGGCAATTGTTCGGGCTGCCACGGCTTCGACACCAACGGCTACGCCATGGTCGACTTCTTCGGCAACGACGTCAACATCCACGACGACTGGCGCGCCACCATGATGGCCAACGCCGCCAAAGACCCCTTCTGGCGCGCCAAGGTCAGCCACGAAATCCTGGTGACGCCTGCGGAATTCCACGACGCCATCGAGACGAAGTGCACTTCCTGCCACGCCCCCAACGGGCATTACACCGCCCTGCTCCGGGGCCATGAGGCCTACACCATGGAAGACCTGCTGGCGGACACCATCGGGCTGGACGGCGTCAGCTGCACCACCTGCCACAAGATCAGCGCCGAGCAGTTAGGGGATACGCACTCCGGCAACATCAACTTCGACACCAACCGGGTGGTGTATGGCCCCTACTTCCTGCCCTTTGCCCCGCCCATGGCCGACTTTGTCGGCTTGGAGCCTTTATTTGGCGACCACGTCACCGACGCGGGCCTGTGCGCGCCCTGCCACACCCTGCTCACCGAGCCGATCGGCACCAACGGGCAACTGCTGGGCACTACTTTTGTTGAACAGGCCACCTACCACGAATGGCTCAATTCGGACTACGAACTGGAACAGAGCTGCCAGGGCTGCCATCTGCCGCGCCTGGAAGAACCCATCGTCATCTCCGCCAATTACCTCTTCCTGGAAGGGCGCTCTCCCTTCGGCCTGCACGAGTTGGCCGGCGCCAATACCTTCATGTTGCAGCTGATGAAAGAACACCGCGCCGAACTCGGCATAAACGCCCTGCCGGAGCACTTCGACGCTACCATCGAGGCGACTTACAATATGTTGCAAAACAAATCACTCTATTCCAGCCTGGAGTGGATGGGCGTGGAGGAAGACACTGCCTACTTCCAGTTGAAACTCACCAACCGGGCGGGCCATAAGCTGCCCTCCGGTTATCCCAGCCGCCGCCTGTTTGTCGAATTTGTCGCTACCACCGAAGCCGGGGATACGCTCTTCCACTCCGGCCGCTTCAATGAAAATTATGAACTCGTCGATGAGGATACGGGTGTAGAGCCTCACTACGCCGTTATTAACCGCCCGGATCAAGTGCAGATTTACGAGATGGCTGCCGGCGACGATACCGGCGGTTTCACCGTGGTGCTGGAACACGCCGACCGTATGCTCAAAGACAACCGCCTGCCGCCCCGGGGGTTCAGCACGGCCGATGAAGTGTACGACACCACCCGCATTGTGGGCCGCGCCCTGACTGATGCGAATTTCAACTACGACAACGGCGAGGAGGGCTCCGGCAGCGATATCCTCGAATTCCACATTCCTACCCTGGGTTATGAAGGGCTGGTGCAGGTTACTGCCCGCGCTTACTACCACTCTCTCCCACCCCGCTGGCTGGCGCCCATCTTCGCCGAGAGCACGCCGGAGATCGACACCTTCCGCCAGATGTTTGACCGTATGGATAATGCACCGGTGCTGATGGCCGAGCATGTGCTGTCGGATGTGGAGTTTCCGTCGGTAAGTTCTACTTCGGAGGCTCTAACCAACCGGGTAAGGGTATTTCCCAACCCCAGCTACGGCGGCTGGGTGCAAGTCCGGCCGGCTAATGGGTTAACGATAATGGGCGCGGTACTGTACACTGTGCAGGGGGAACCGATTATGCACTGGAGGGGGAACTTGCGGCGGTTGCAGTTGCCGGCCGTGGGCTTGTACTACCTTTACCTGAATACGTCGGAGGGCGTGGTGGTGAAGAAACTGATAAGGGTGGAGTAATACTCCAAACAAGTCTTAACCGGTCTTCGAGATGTAGTCCCCAACTCCGGTTTTATGGTATTGCGGTGTTACGGTTTTGCGGCCGAAATACCATAAAACCGAAATACCTTAACACCCAGGATAAAAAGTTGGGGGCTACATATCGAACTTGGAGCAAAAGGCATCTATGCAGGTGGCCTGCCCCATACCCGGCTTTCTTGCCACGAAGACACCAAGGCACAAAAACTAGTTGCCTTAGAAGTCTTTCTCTTCATCATACTGGACAACATACACACGGATACGGATACCCTCCACCTCCCGGACCCCTTCTTCAATACCCATAACTTTCAAGGCATTGGAAGCGAAAAGCAGATAGAGGCCTTCAGGTATATTTACAGATTGGCAGTAATAGGCCAACTGCTTTAAGCCTTTTTTGGCTTGGTAGCTATCCCGGTAGACCTTGGTCTCTATGAGATCTTTACGAGGAAGCGTATAATGTTCGGAGGGAATGTTCGGCCCCGAGGTATTAAAGTATCTGTTTCCTTTCTTCATTTCCCGATCCGCTTTGTTGACCTTGCTAAGATAACAATAATACCTGTTATAATTTTTGCCCCTGAATCGCATCCTGCCGGCATTCCATCACTGCTTCAGCACCTTGGCGGCATACTGCGCCCTACCATCCGCCAGCTGAAGGAAGTACAGCCCGGCCGGCAGCGCCTTCATATCTGCCTTTAAGAGCGAGTCGCCCCGGCGGACGTCGTATTCCCGCACTACCTGAGCCGTAGCGTCGTATACTTTCAAAACGGCGGACTCCGCCTGCAATTCCGGCAACTGCACTTCCAACTGAGCGGATACCGGATTGGGCATTACCGTCAGCCATGCGCTTTCTGCGGTTGCTTCATTGGTGCCAACGATGACCAGGGAAATACCCACCCGCTCGCTGACGCATGCCAGGCCGGGCCGCTGGATTTTCCAGTTGAAGAAATAGTAATAGCGGTCTTCGCCCAGGTTGGAGTTTTTGATCTCCACCACATCCTCCACGACGTAGGGATAGCTAACGCCCTGGTCGGAGCGGCGCAGGCGCGCACTGTTGAAACCAAACTGGCTCACATTGAAATCGGTGTTGGTGGTCAGAGCCAGATCCGTGCCGGGGGCTATGTCGAAATCCAGCGGCACCACCTGCAGGCCGGGCGCGATATCCACCTGCCGGCTGAGCAGCACATGGCCGGCGGCATCCTGCAATTCTATGATGCGGGGGCCTTCCGTATCGGTGTACACCAGCACCTCCTGCAGGGTGAAAGGGCTGAGGCAATCGAAAATGACCGCGCCGTTGTACTGGTTGCCGCTGTAATTGCCGCCCTGGTGCTCCCGCATGCCGGTAAGGTATAAATCCCCCGGGTAAAGCGCGAGGTTTTCTGCATAAAAAGTAGTGTCCGTTTCTATAGGAGTGATCAGCGAATTGCCGGCAGCAAAGGGATCGGCAGCATCCGGGCTGTCGTACCAGAGTATGCTATCCCCGGCCGCAATGATTTCCGCCTCAAAACCCGCAACACTTGCCGACAAGATTTCCGGAACAGGCGATTCGAGGACGCCAACGCTTACCGGCTCGGAGGTAAACTCCTGGCAGAGGCCGGGGGTAGTTACGGTGTAATCCCCGCTTTCCGTCACTTCGATAAATGCCGTGGTGTCGCCGGTCGACCAACTGTACTGCTCCGCCTCGGAAGCCAGCAGGAAAACGGCCCCGCCCCGGCAGAATCGGGTTTCTCCCAGCGCCTCGGCCGTAGGAGTCGCGTCCGGATTGAGGGTGATGGACACGCTGGGCGATACGCCGAAGCAGTCTGACCCGTTGTAAACCGTCACGTTGTAAATGCCGGCATCGGTGGCCAGGATGGAGCGGGTGGTGTCGCCGGTGCTCCACAGGTAGGCATATCCTTCCGGTGCAAATAGGGGCAGGGTATCGCCTTCGCACATTATAGTACTGCCTTCATAGTCGATGTATGCGGCTGGAGAAGTACATCTGTTCTCAATGACGGTAATGAACTGGTTGGCGGCCAGGTTTTGCACCGTATCGATATGGCCGTTGGGCCAGCGGATGACCAGGGAATCCACCATTTCGTATGCCCCCAGGCCGAAATGCTGGGTCATGGAATTCATGATGCCATAGCTCTCTCCGGCGCGCACTTCCCGGGCCTGAATGCCCCAGGGGCCGTAGGCTTCGATGCGGGCGCCGATGCCGTTGCGGTTGCATTCTACCCCGATCAGGCTTACGGCGATGAAATGGTTGCCGCTGGCCGCATCGTTGAGCCAGACCACATCGTCGATATTGCTGGGCGTAGTGTACACCTGAGCATAACCGCCATAGACATCGAGGAAGCCGTCGTGGTTGAGGTCGCCGATGGCAAAGGACTCCATCTGGTTGTTGTCGAAAACGCCCTGCGCCTCGGTGAAGGTCTTGTCGCCATTATTGAGGAAGAGGTGCTGCCGGGTGCCGGCGACGAGGAGGTCTACGAAGCCATCGTTGTCAAAATCCCGCATGACCCCCTGAATGGGCAGGCCGGCTATGTTGATGCCGCTGCCGTCGGTGATGTCGGTGAAATGGCCGGCGCCGTCATTCTCCAGCAGCATGCTGGGCACGTCGTGGTTGGTGATGAAGCAATCGTAATCGCCGTCGTTGTCGATATCCTGGAAATCAGCTGTCCATGATTGCGCGCCGATCTTGAGGTTAAAGGAGTCGGCCGCTTCGACGAAGTTGTTCTCTCCGGTATTGAGGTAGAGGGCGTTGATGCGGCGCGGGTCGGAGGGGTTGTTGACCCCCTGGCGGCACTTGGCGATGTAGAGGTCGAGGTCGCCGTCGAGGTCGAAGTCCGTCCAGATGCTGCCGTAGTTGCCCGAATTGTCGGAGGCCGGCACGGTGGCCATATCGATCCATTCGTCGGCCGGCAAGAAGTTGCCGGTGGAATCATTGCGCCAGATGCGGCTTTCGCCGTCATCGTGGCAAGCGAAGTAATCGATCCAGCCATCGTTGTTGATATCGGCCAGGTTGGAACCCTGTACGAAAAGCCCGGGGCCGGGCAGGGTGCTCATTTCGTAGGCCGTCCCGTTTTCCATGGCGCGCACCAGCTTGACCTCGTCGTACCTGCCGCCGGCCAGCACGTCGTTGTAGCCGTCGTTGTCCACATCCGCCACGCACATACTCCACTGGCTTTGCCCGGAGAGGCTGCCGAAGGTGTAATTCAGAAAAGGAACCCCGGCGGCTTGTTGAAACTCAATCTCCAGCGCCCGCCCCTGCGACAGGCGCACGATGTCATCCAGGCCGTCGCCGTTCATATCCACCACGGCAATGGCCACGCCGCTGTGAAATCCGGAATTGGACAACAATCCGTTGCCGTTGGAAAAAGATAGCTGCCCGAAGGAGGGAAAGGCCAGGGCAAGGAAAAGAGGAAACAGGGCGTAAAATTTGGTCATCAGTTATGTTGTTTTCAGCCGACGAAAATACGTTGCTCTTCGCTCGCTACCAAAAGTAAAGCAAAAAAAGCAATATGAAAGGCAAAAGGAGGGGCGGGGGTAGGGCGAGGGTACGGGTGTACGGTGTACGGGTGTACGGTGTACGGGTGTACGGTGTACGGGTGTACGGTGTAGGGGTGTACGGGTGTACGGGTGTACGGGTGTACGGGGCCAGAGCCCTTGATAGCCAACTTTTACATTTTGCGGTTTCCCGTTTTGCATTTTGCAGTTCTCTTTACAAGAACCAATCAAATTTGCCTCCCAGGGATAGTTTGGACGGCGGGTGTAGGGTGTACAGGGTGAGGGGCGCGGCGGCAACAATACAACAATCAAGCTATATAACCATCGAACAGAGCCTGTTTCCTGCCCCCCTCACTCCAGCTCCCCCAACACCTCTCCGGCCTTCTCGCTATAGCTGCCTCCTTCGCGCACGATCTTTTCCAGCAAAGCGCGCGCGCGGGCTGCCTTGCCCTGCTGCAGATAAGCCAGGGCGAGGTACCACTCTGC
This genomic window contains:
- a CDS encoding transposase, which produces MLELTQLIQGLAPALETNVGILVEIIKGIYCISSGGVTMKNISRWTDKGASYRSIQRFFSCSMDWLSLNVLLFRTAYMESPCPMRYILALDETVKGKAGKHTFGVNWFYSSIAGRVIRSVSNHVISIVDTKKEKSFVLGHKQNVKPANKPEKKRKGKAKAGSKSKAKAGQSSGAKRKAGRPKGSKNKQNVKKQGLLYESFELLLGLALPLLEGIGLGIRYVVGDGAYGNKTCCLVAQQFGLCLISKLNRNTALYLPYQGPYSGKGRRKKYGDKIDYQDIPEQYLTQSITEGGIRTMVYQIKGVWTKQMPCLINVVVIVKINLVTQKAGRVVLFSTDLTLEASTIIRFYSLRFQIEFNFRDAKQYFGLADFKNVKEQQVDNAVGLSLFMDNVSLVLMEQAKTQWNEETVSIQDIKAYFRAEKYLHDILNTLEIGPNSIIIQQEFEDILKIGAINRTGATKMAG
- a CDS encoding VCBS repeat-containing protein encodes the protein MTKFYALFPLFLALAFPSFGQLSFSNGNGLLSNSGFHSGVAIAVVDMNGDGLDDIVRLSQGRALEIEFQQAAGVPFLNYTFGSLSGQSQWSMCVADVDNDGYNDVLAGGRYDEVKLVRAMENGTAYEMSTLPGPGLFVQGSNLADINNDGWIDYFACHDDGESRIWRNDSTGNFLPADEWIDMATVPASDNSGNYGSIWTDFDLDGDLDLYIAKCRQGVNNPSDPRRINALYLNTGENNFVEAADSFNLKIGAQSWTADFQDIDNDGDYDCFITNHDVPSMLLENDGAGHFTDITDGSGINIAGLPIQGVMRDFDNDGFVDLLVAGTRQHLFLNNGDKTFTEAQGVFDNNQMESFAIGDLNHDGFLDVYGGYAQVYTTPSNIDDVVWLNDAASGNHFIAVSLIGVECNRNGIGARIEAYGPWGIQAREVRAGESYGIMNSMTQHFGLGAYEMVDSLVIRWPNGHIDTVQNLAANQFITVIENRCTSPAAYIDYEGSTIMCEGDTLPLFAPEGYAYLWSTGDTTRSILATDAGIYNVTVYNGSDCFGVSPSVSITLNPDATPTAEALGETRFCRGGAVFLLASEAEQYSWSTGDTTAFIEVTESGDYTVTTPGLCQEFTSEPVSVGVLESPVPEILSASVAGFEAEIIAAGDSILWYDSPDAADPFAAGNSLITPIETDTTFYAENLALYPGDLYLTGMREHQGGNYSGNQYNGAVIFDCLSPFTLQEVLVYTDTEGPRIIELQDAAGHVLLSRQVDIAPGLQVVPLDFDIAPGTDLALTTNTDFNVSQFGFNSARLRRSDQGVSYPYVVEDVVEIKNSNLGEDRYYYFFNWKIQRPGLACVSERVGISLVIVGTNEATAESAWLTVMPNPVSAQLEVQLPELQAESAVLKVYDATAQVVREYDVRRGDSLLKADMKALPAGLYFLQLADGRAQYAAKVLKQ